Below is a window of Candidatus Dependentiae bacterium DNA.
TTGATAATACCGAATTCGAGTTATTGCGAACCGCCATTGAAAAATTAACACTCAACGATGCAAGCGTAACGGTCGAGAAAAAAACTTCTGTAGCGTTGGGGCTCGGATTCAAATGTGGGTTTCTGGGGTTGCTTCATATGGATGTTTTCAAGCAGCGCCTTGAACAAGAATACGGCATCACCGCAATTGTTACCGCGCCCAGCGTTCTTTACAAAATTCGCAAATCGCATACCAACGAAATAGTAAATATAGAAAGTCCTGCTGATTTTCCTGATCCGAGCCAGATTGAAGAAGTAATGGAGCCGGTGATTAACGCAACCATTATCGTTCCTAAAGAATACTTGGGCGGTATCATCAAACTTTGTCAGGATAAACGTGGCGTGCAGAAGGAACTTTCTTATTTGAGCGAAGATCGCGTTATTATGCATTATTCGCTTCCGCTCAATGAAGTTGCCACCGATTTTTATGATCAACTTAAATCGATCAGTTCAGGATACGCTAGCTTTGATTATGAAGAAGCTGGGTTCCAGCCGGGTGATTTGGTTAAGATGGACGTGCTCTTAAATGGTAAACCGGTAGACGCACTCTCATCTATTGTGCACAGCGATAAAGCGTATCAAGAAGGCAAAGATTTGGTTGCGCGCCTTAAAGAAGTGATTAAACGTCAGCTCTTTGAAGTGGCAATTCAAGCCGCGATCGGTGCCAAAATTATCGCACGAGAATCGATTTCTGCATTACGAAAAAACGTTACCGCAAAATGTTATGGCGGCGATATTTCTCGTAAACGCAAGCTGCTTGAAAAGCAGAAAGAAGGAAAAAAGAAAATGAAGCAAGTTGGTAGCGTTGAGGTACCGCATGAAGCGTTCCTTGCTATCTTAAAAAAATCGGATTCGTAAAAAAAAGGGAATACGAAATGAAAACGGAGAAGCAGCTGGTTGAAGGAAATGAAGCCAATATAGTTTCCGGCAATTTTTTCATTTTCTACGCATTTGATGTGGGAGAGGATATTGCGCTCAACAAAGTTGAAGCAAGCAATGAACTCTTAATTAAACAACATACTCTTTCTAAATATTTTAAAAATTACCATATCCCTCTGGCAGTTGACCTTCCCCAAGCGTCTGCCAACTCCAAATGCATTAAGGCAACGCTGCATGGTTTTGGTGTTATTTCTCTCGTTTACAAGGTGCCTTTTAAAGACACGTTGGAGACGATGAAAAAAACGCTCAATACGCTGGACGCGGAATTTCGCGAACAAAGTATTGCTGATGCACATGCTATATTTAGCAAAATAAAAAATTATATTAAGCAGGCGAGATTCTTTCATTTGCGCAATTCGTACGTAGTAATACAAGTTGATCAAGATCCACAATTGAGCGTGATCGACCTTAAGCAAAACCATGGCAGCACGATCGTTTCCCTGTTGCAGTTTGAAACGGAAAGCCTTTCGGAATATCAAAAAGATGCGATCATGGAATCGGCGACCGGTTACTATCGTGGAGATTTAATTATCATTGATACAGCTGCAGCGTTTGTTTATGACGAAGATTATGTTGAAATTCTAGATCTTTTTGAATTTGCAAATATTCAGCAATTAGAATTGCATTATTACGACCGCATTCTCGATCAACAACTTAATGTAGTCTATCAACAAGAAGCGTGGACCCTACCGCTCACCGCCTATATTCCGTTTATTAGTTCTCTCGCAAAAGATCCAGTTAGTAATCTTGATCGGCTCAAAGTAGAAATTTCAGTCATTATTGAGCGCATTGAAAGTAGCGTAAAAATTGCGGGGGATGTTTACGTCGCGGAAACTTATACACTGCTCGTCGAAAAACTCGATCTGAAAACGTGGAAAGACTCGCTCAATACAAAACTCGATATTATCAAAGATGTACTTTCCGTCTATCAAAGCAAAATCGATACAACGCGCGAAGATTTACTTTCGGTACTCGTTATCGTATTGATTTTTATTGAGCTCGTGGTTGGTATTTTGAGTTATTTAAAATAATATTCAGTCTAACGACTTAGCCCATTCAGTATTTTTAGCATTGACAAAGCGAGCGAGAAGGACCATTTGGGTTAATCTTTCTCTGCGTTTAAAATTACTCATAGCCTGTACCTCTCGGTCGGTTAGTTTTTCACCAATAGGTAGAAGTGAGTTTGAGATATGCGCAATGCTTGTTTCGTATTTTTTATAGGTTTCATTCGCAATATCTTCAACGGAATAATTCTCGGTTTCAATGGTCAGGGGATCAAAAATATCAGATACAAACTTTTTTGCTTGAATAGATTTTGTGTGATTAGGTACTAACGAGTTTGCAACATGGGTTGTACCAATATGTTTGTTCTTTAGGCCTTTTCTGCTAACCATTTTATATTGGTCAAGCCAATGATCGCAAAGCATTAAATTAATCTTAGCCTCATCCATATCCGCTATCAGTTCTTTTTCTTTTTTTAATTTTTTTCTCGCTTCCATAACCGCTGGAATTCGAGAAGGAGCATCTGCAAGGCGTTGCATTAACTCGGTGCGCCTTTTGCTATCGGCTTCATTTATACCCTTGTCCGGAGAAATAACGAGCGCATTTTTTTTTCGCAAAATCGGCTCTCGTCTTTTGAGTTCTTCTTCAGATTCGTGACCATGCGCTCCGAGCAGTTTTAGGTCTAGGGTGATATCATCTGCGGCGAGTGGTTGATTAATGCTGAGAAAATGATTGGTTTTGCGTACCTCATTAATCAATTCCTCCCGAATAATCATCAAATTTTGTATTACACTATTTGTATAATCTTCTCTGTTTTTATCAATTTTTTTTGTTTCTTCCGCGCTAGAAATATAAAATGGAATGTATGGTTCAAATCTAAAGTGAGTAGGGTTCAGAGTACTATTACGATTCGCAACTGCATCGCTCCAGTCACCAATTATTTTGGCCGCAAGAAGATTCCACTCCTTGCCCACAAGAGGCTTAGAAATCTGCGCAAACAACGTTTGTTTAATTTCTTGCTCTAATATCTGTAGCGATTTTCTTTTTTCTTTCGTCTGCAATTTCGGATTTTGGATAATATCTTGTACCGCATCCTGCACTTGCTTGCTATTGGCTAAACTGTGATAAGCCCTTCTGAATTCTTCCTGATCAACGACTTTGGGCCAAGAGGTTAGGACCGTGACATATAAAGTAGCTAAAATGCTTACCGAGTTCATTGCGTTTGATTTGAATAATTCAGACACGATCGGTTTTATTTCGGGATCGCTAGCAATAAAAAGTGCATCTTTTTTATTTGCGATGTTTTCTGTTATTGCATGAATAATAGAATCTTGACTCCCGTCAACTTTTGAAAAATCAATGTCCTCAATTAATTTAACTAAAAATTCCGATCCAGGCCCAGCGTTTGCAGATTTGTTAGAAATTTTTTTAAAAAGCAGAGCATAGAGTTCACTTTCCCGTGGTGTCAATCCAAAATGAGCAAACCACATCGCATGCTGCTTCTTTTTCAACAATCTGGCTTGCTTTAATTGCTCTTGATAGCCGCTATTAACGATTCTATTATATATTCCCTTGATATTAATTGCATAAGCTGAACTGGCAATCAATTGAAGGATAAAAAAAATTCCCACCCTAAAAATAATCATTTGTATCCCTACGAAACAATCGTTACTTTTGCCGGACGTAAAACCTGATTATTAAGCATATAACCTTTTTGGAGAACCGCCGCAATAGATCCTGATTCTTTTCCATCGCTAGCTTGCACGCTCATTACCGCTTCATGAAAATTGGGATTGAATACTGCATTATCAGTAATTTCTTTTACCCCAAATTTCTCGAGCAACTTTTGTAAGTTTTTTCTAATCAATGAAAAACCTTCAAGATGTGCGGCCATTGTTTTATCGGTCATTGCATTGTCGCTTAATGCACGATCAAAATTATCGACAATATCGAGCAGCGGCACTAACAAACTTTTTTGCATCCCAAACATCACTGCAGCTTGTTCTTTTTCCAAACGCTTTTTAAAGTTTTCAAAATCAGCATTAAGAAGAGCGTAATTACGTTTGATCTCAGCCAATTGCGTTTCGCAAGTAACTAAAGCTTTCTCGCTTGCTTGATTGCCTTCTGTAACGTTGGTTTCATCTTGCACTTGATTATGCATCGCAGAATTATCCATAGATATACCTTTTGCAATTTTTTTGTGTCTTTCTCGTTAGTATACCACATGATCAATACGTGACAACTCTGCCTTTTTAGTATATCTATAATACGCATGCGTTTGACCAGAAAAAATTATTTGCTTAGAAATAGTTTTTGGTTTCAACCATAGTGAATAAAATTGCCAATCAGGCAACATTAAGGATATGAACACATGAAGGCGAACATTCGTTGCCTGCTTGCACTATTTTTATTTTTTTGCTCACAATCAATGCTGCCTATTGATAACCCACATTTTTATCGCGCTCTTAGATTTTGGGATGAACCCCGCTTTGAGCGAGATAAATTGAGTTCATGGCAAGTTAATAGCGGATTTGCACGCACCAGCCACTCGCGGGATGATAGCGGAAAAATAAGTCCGCTTTTTGATATTATTGGCCCACAAAATATGCAATTTCTCGGATCAAATCTGCCCAATCTTGATCCAGCAAATCCGATTGATCAGATTTTAATAGCATTAGCCGCACTGCCGCACAATGGTACTTTTGGGAAACTTTCGTTTACTGGAAATTTTGCGCTCTTTGAATGTATCGGCGAGTATTATCAAAATTTATTCAATGGCTTCTTTCTTCAATTTCACATGCCACTTATTCGTTCACTCACCATTTCCAATATTCATTTCGAAGATCTTTCCCCAACAGACAATAGTTTCCCGAATATAACAACTCCCGAATGGCAAGCGTTACTTGACGATTTAGGGCCAATTTTTAGTCGTTACGGCGTACGTTTTAAGCCGACATCGCACAGAACCGGCATTGGCGACTTTTCATTTCTCGCGGGTTGGGCCGGCACCTACCAAGATAGCTGTGTGTTAGATTTTCTTGATGCGAGCGCAAAAATCGGTGTTCTTTTTCCTACCGCGCAAACGACAAACATCGATCAACCTTTTGATCTCCCGCTAGGTTATAACGGGCACTATGGATTACCATTAAAATTCGATTGCGCCGTTGGTTTTTTTGATTGGGTAACGATCGGTTTTCATAGTGGCGCATTATTTCTTTTTAAAAAGGATAGAACATTGCGCCTCAAAACTGCTGAACAACAAAATGGATTTATTCTGCTCGCGCAAAACAAAGTAGAAATCGACCCTGGAACTATTTGGGAGTTAGGATCTTATTTTAAAGCGGATCACTTCGTTCGCGGTCTATCGCTTTTGGCAGGATATTCATTTACCAAGCGCGATGCTGATTCACTTGAGCTTAAAATGGGCGGGAATGGTTTTGATGAAGTTATTATCAACTCTGATGAACGGCTACGCGGCTGGAACATGCACACGGTTCATGCAATGATAGAATATGATTGTGCCGACACGCTACGAGATGTTGGCCCGCGCATTGGATTCTGGTTTGATATCATCGCTGGCGGGCGCCGCATTTTTAATGCGCATCTTTATGATTTAATGCTCGGCCTTGATTGCGCCTGGGTATACTAAAACATCCCCACTTGATGACAAAGTCATGCCGCGGGGACCCCAAATTTCATCCGAAAAAGCATAGCTTTGTTTCCGAAATAATTAAAATCATCAGAAATATACGGGACTTTTCGTACTAAGTACCCGGCATAGCTTTAGCGTAGATGGGTATCAAACTATTCAAGTAATGCTATTTCATCGCGCGATTCGCGAAGAAATTCAAGGTCCATGCGCATTTCTTCAAATCGTTTACTAAAAATAGAAATATCTTCTCCGGTACAGTCTTTAATTTTCTGGCACACCAGACGATATTTATTTGCAAGTACCGTAACCATTCGCATTAAGTAAATCGTGTCTTCTGGTAAAAAAGAGGCCGCTTCAGGGCAATTAAAAACCATACGCTTCACTTCATGAACTAATTGCTCAAGATTTTTCTTTAATAGTGGAATTTTTTCCGCTAGTTGTTCAAACGGTTCATGCGTTAAATAAAGATCAAGATCGCTCCATACGCTTTTGCAGATAGCCTCAATATGGTAAAATTGGCTGTAGGGATAAAGATATTCGGTTGAAACGGCAACCATATCGGTAAACGGGTACTCAGCAGCGCTCAATTGAAAAAAAAGAAGAAAAAGTACTATTGATTTCAGGTGTTTCATGTTCAGACTCCACTTAACCTCAAATGTTGCCTCATCATCTCCAGAATGCATTATTTATTTTCTAATTGTCAATTAAAAATAAATAGAAGCTCCTAGATGAGCGGCTTTCACACAAAAAAAGACGGCGAAATAATTATTTATGGAGTAAGGGCAATAAAAACCCGCGATGAGAACGCTCTAAACTCTTGGTATGCTATAAAACAACAGCCAAAAAAAGCGGCAGTTTTAACGTAACCAGAAACAATATAATATGGCCGAGAGCATTCATTCTTATAGAGGCCTCCAAGATCCGGCACCGACCGGCTCACTTTATGCAAGGCTCTCATATCTGTATTAAGTGGAGACCTGGGGCCAATGAGCTTAGGCCATCCAGTTAAACCGTGGCCGATACTTTCCATGTACGCCGCATTATTTCTCTGTCTGTCGGCTGGTACTTGTAAAAATTGATCTCGAACTCGATGATATAGGAAATTTGTTTCTAAAGCATAGGTCGCGTAAATTTGTTTTGAACTTTGTTTGTATACTTTCCGTAGACGGTAAATTTCTACATCGCTGCCAATAACTAAATTTCCTTGAGAAAGCCGCATAAGATAATCAACCGTTTTTTGAATCTGCACTGGCTCTTGAGAAAAGAAATTTTCCCAGGGAACGATAATTGAAGATTTATCGTCCATGCAACGTATATCGTTGTATGACGTTAAAACAATTATAATTAAAAAAATAAGGCCACTATTCATAAATTATTTCAAATTACTCAAAGTTACCATTGCTCCACCAATAGCACCGACTATTAAACTGCAAAAAGCTGTCGTATTGGGTACTGTGGCGCAGTGCTTTACCTTCCAATCAAATAATTTTTTTTCGTCATCATTAGTTTGCTCGACCGAACATTCGTAGATGTCATCTATTAGATATCCATTGAATCGCACATCAAAAAACCAACCGTTTTTTATAAATCGAATGTTAGCGATAGTTCCATTTTTTTCTAAGTTACATGCTTCTAGTACCCTATCGCACTCTCGTTGATTAGATTTTGATTGCCCGAGAGCATGCGTTATTTCATAGTAACTTTTGAACTCTTTGTTTATTTCTTTTTCAAATTTTTTTGGAGTATAGGTGCGTAGGATTTTTAATTTTTTATCGAAATCATCAGCCCAAGTCACGCTTTTAGGTTTTTTTTCCATGGGAAAAATTGCATGTGTAGTTGATACTATCAATAATATAAGAATTATGGTGCAGCTTTTCATCTTAGTCCTCGAGCTCTTGATTTTTTTTGCGTTTCTTTTCATCAGGCTCAGCCAGTTCTTCATCTTGGCAACGCTTCAAACAAACTTTATGCACAATAGTGCCGTCTTTTTTTATGTTGAACATAATTTTTTTGCCTGATGCTTCCATATCGCAAACCTTATGCGTAGGATCAAATCCAAAGAGCTTGAGCAACTCTCCCGTCTCTCTCTTTTTTTTAAAGAGCACCCCAGTCGAGAGGTTCAATACTGTAGAAAATTGTTCATCGGGTGTTGATAAACGAAATTCTTCTGCCTGCGTCCGCAAATAACGCGGGTTACTCCTTACTTCTGCTACTTTGGCCCATGAAACGCGCTTTTTTTGCTTTGCTTGCTCCATTCCTGAGAGCTGAAACGAAATTACTACCCACCCCAATAATGCATGCATTAGATTCATTGCGTGATCCCTAAAATAGTTCGTCCATAAGAATGAATAGTATAACGCAAGAAATAAAAAAGGTGGCGTTAAAGCCACCTTTTAAAATAAAGACTTATTTTTTGCCAATCAAACTAACGAATCATATTTTAGCTGAACCAGAAGAGAAATATGAGTACAATCCAAATAAAGCAGAAATGATAATTGCTGTTTTAAAAATTCTAGAATAGCAAAACTCTGGGGATGTACCATCTATTAAAAAATCACCTGTTATATTTTTTGTGTTTTTATCTACAGAAATCCCAAATGTATAGGTTCGCAAATAATCACGAATCCAACCGCGCTTATGCTCAATTAAAATTTTAACAGTATTTATTACCCCATTGTCTCCGAATGAATCTTCGGTTATTTCGCTGGAGATAACCTTGCATTGCTCATTATAATTCGTTGCAAATGCTTCACCATCTTTTAGGTTTGCTAACTCATTAAACCGATTTGCACGCCTTGTTAATTCATTCACATCTACCGCGCTTGATATACCGGTGAATAAACACAGATTAAAAGCAAGCAAACTATTAATAAATTTCGCCATAATAAACCTCCATTTCTATAGCTAATTCAATATCTATTTATAATTATATACAAATTGAATTTAATTACAACCTAGGGGTTATTTATAGCTACCTATAAAATTTGGATCCCTTGCAGATCCAGAAAAAATCTATATAATCAAAACTATAAATATGCATAATTGAAAATAATAAAAACAGGGAAATCTTATGAAACATGTAGCAATTATAGCCACGTTGGCTTTGATCTTTAGTGCTTTTAACCCAATAACTGCACAGCCTTTAAAAGATACTTTTATACAAACAACTTACAATCTAAGCAATAACCCAGCAGCAACAGGTTTTGTTTCTCTCGTATCGTTAGCAGCTTTCTTTTATAGCTCCAAAAAAGCTAACGATGCTAGCTGGCTATATGGTCATTGCAATACTCTTCTTACCGGGACAGATCAGCAAATTAAAGATGGAGTTCGACAGATTTTCGCAATGGCTCCAAATCACCCACTAGCTGATGGAGAAGACACCGTCAGTTCGTATATTGAAAATACACAAAAAGCGCGAACAATGCACAGGAATTCGATTATAGCTTGGTCTCTGGCTGGTGGCGCTAGCCTTGGCCTTTCATTTGCTGCTGGCCATCTAGCATTACGATCATTATTTAATAAATAGAGGATTTTATGAAATACAGAATAAATAAATTTTTAGTACTTTTACTTTTTATGGCGTCTACTTCAATGATGGCAAACGAACCAGGAAAGTTTAGATATATTCAGAATTTTTTAAATAATAAGTCAGGTATGAATGCTACTGCTTCTCTGGTTTCAGGGCTTGGCAGTCTTTGTTGCTTTAAAATTGCACATAACGCATATATAAAATATAAAGAAAATGAATTTCTTTTGAACTCTGACACAGAACAAGGCACAAAAGACAGTGTTAGACGTATATTAACACAAATAAATATGGAGCCTGCTGACGTAGACGATGATGTAAGTACATATGTTCCTGATCTTCGTGCCGGAATGATAAAAAATAGAAACAAAGTGATTGCTTGGTCTCTCGTTGGTGCCACTAGCTTTACTATTTCAGCTCTCACAGGTTATTTGACGTTCAAATCATTATTTAATAAATAGGGATTTTATGAGATACAGAATCCTTCATGCAGTTTTATTTCTTGTCGCAGCGAGCTCAATGGTTACCAATGCCCACGGTCAG
It encodes the following:
- a CDS encoding nucleotide exchange factor GrpE, giving the protein MDNSAMHNQVQDETNVTEGNQASEKALVTCETQLAEIKRNYALLNADFENFKKRLEKEQAAVMFGMQKSLLVPLLDIVDNFDRALSDNAMTDKTMAAHLEGFSLIRKNLQKLLEKFGVKEITDNAVFNPNFHEAVMSVQASDGKESGSIAAVLQKGYMLNNQVLRPAKVTIVS